The SAR324 cluster bacterium genome includes a region encoding these proteins:
- a CDS encoding ABC transporter substrate-binding protein, with the protein MKQHSLNRRSFIKASAAGIAAFGAGIQLVIPENANAATKVVVKYDWLMSNGQIGDIVAVENGYFAEKGLEVEFSPGGPNSATVPPVVSGTATLGQFSETPQLYNARASGVPVKILACGYRTGPYALTSKPDKPLRSVADLKGMKIGIQPTARFLMDAIAAKNNIPIDDLDIVNVGFDKAPLVRGEVGAIGGWITNTQALSVVGDDRIDLLLSDLGLASYADVYFATDRAIDSNPDVLAQFISAVAKGWGWTHANPQEAVRKAVAAYPNMDLDWELKTIKLVLKMSFDDDTARDGWGTFDPNSVEEQIALYDRIGQYPDGRPKLEDVYTSKILEMTSADRPKLNAPGA; encoded by the coding sequence ATGAAACAGCATTCCCTTAATCGCCGTTCTTTCATTAAGGCATCAGCAGCTGGTATCGCAGCATTTGGCGCAGGAATTCAGTTGGTGATTCCAGAAAACGCTAATGCGGCGACGAAGGTGGTCGTTAAATATGATTGGCTTATGTCCAATGGACAGATCGGGGATATCGTTGCTGTAGAAAACGGCTACTTTGCTGAAAAGGGGCTGGAAGTGGAGTTCAGTCCAGGAGGCCCCAATTCTGCGACTGTACCACCTGTAGTCTCTGGTACGGCAACTCTGGGGCAATTTTCGGAAACTCCTCAACTCTATAACGCTCGGGCAAGCGGTGTTCCTGTAAAAATTCTTGCCTGTGGATACAGGACTGGCCCATATGCGCTGACATCAAAGCCTGATAAACCCCTGAGATCTGTTGCTGATCTCAAGGGAATGAAGATCGGGATTCAACCAACAGCAAGATTTCTGATGGATGCGATTGCAGCCAAAAACAATATCCCAATCGATGATCTAGATATTGTGAATGTCGGGTTCGACAAAGCACCATTAGTTAGAGGAGAAGTAGGAGCAATCGGTGGATGGATCACCAATACCCAGGCATTGAGTGTTGTTGGTGATGATCGCATCGATCTACTGCTCAGTGATTTGGGACTTGCTTCCTATGCTGATGTGTATTTTGCAACCGATCGTGCTATCGACAGTAACCCTGATGTATTGGCCCAATTCATAAGTGCTGTTGCCAAGGGGTGGGGATGGACTCATGCGAATCCTCAGGAAGCAGTTAGAAAAGCAGTAGCAGCATACCCAAATATGGATTTGGATTGGGAACTCAAGACAATCAAACTTGTTTTGAAAATGAGCTTTGATGATGATACCGCCAGAGATGGCTGGGGAACATTTGATCCCAATTCTGTTGAAGAACAGATTGCATTGTATGACAGGATTGGTCAATACCCAGATGGACGACCAAAACTTGAGGATGTCTACACATCAAAAATCCTCGAAATGACCTCAGCTGATCGTCCGAAACTTAACGCTCCGGGCGCCTGA
- a CDS encoding ABC transporter ATP-binding protein: MSVAIKCEKLNVGYRNADSTITILSNLDLSVPAGEFLTILGPSGCGKSTLLRVIADLLQPLSGSINVFGASPDDARNRRHIGFVFQDSTLLPWRSVIENIQLPSSVGGYHKHSISGAKIKSLMKLMGLEELDDRYPHQLSGGQRQRVAIARALIEEPKLLLMDEPFGALDEITRDRLNSELLSIWCSTGTTILFVTHSIMEAVYLGQRVMVMASNPGRVLKIADLRDIKKKDLVIEREDPRIISAMADMRRALEAAS, translated from the coding sequence ATGAGCGTTGCGATAAAATGCGAGAAATTGAATGTTGGTTATCGCAACGCAGATTCTACGATCACAATCCTTTCAAATCTTGACCTAAGCGTTCCTGCCGGAGAATTTCTCACCATACTTGGCCCATCTGGTTGTGGAAAGTCTACGCTGTTGCGAGTAATAGCAGATCTTCTTCAACCATTGTCAGGGTCTATCAATGTTTTTGGGGCCAGTCCCGATGATGCACGCAACAGACGTCATATTGGTTTTGTTTTTCAAGATTCAACTCTTCTTCCCTGGCGCAGTGTAATAGAAAACATACAACTTCCCTCATCTGTCGGTGGATATCACAAGCATTCTATTTCGGGTGCCAAGATAAAATCACTGATGAAGCTGATGGGGTTGGAAGAACTTGATGATAGATATCCTCACCAGCTTTCGGGTGGGCAACGTCAAAGAGTTGCTATAGCTAGAGCTCTGATTGAAGAGCCAAAGTTACTTTTGATGGATGAACCCTTTGGTGCTTTGGATGAAATAACACGGGATAGATTGAACAGTGAGCTATTATCAATTTGGTGCAGTACAGGAACCACAATTCTGTTTGTCACCCATTCAATTATGGAGGCTGTTTATTTGGGTCAGCGGGTAATGGTAATGGCAAGCAATCCTGGGAGAGTCCTGAAGATTGCCGACCTTAGAGATATTAAGAAAAAAGATTTAGTAATTGAACGTGAGGATCCTAGAATCATTTCTGCAATGGCAGATATGCGTCGAGCATTGGAAGCAGCATCATGA
- a CDS encoding ABC transporter permease, translating to MTEEPLSRNTALLLPILGGFSIIVAWEFLLPVLGVPAYIMPTPTAIASVFVKQWPLLFSNLWPTAVESISGFVIGNSVAILMAIVFVYSRIIQAAYFPVVLFFNTIPILALAPIIILIFGLGMTPKIIISAVICFFPTLVNMIRGLNSPSPNEIELFRILSATQWETFWRLRFPRSMPMLFSSLRIASTTAVIGAIVGEWIGSDKGIGALIIQATFNYRSGQLYAAIVLSSSMAICLFLMVAFIERKVIRYS from the coding sequence ATGACCGAAGAACCGCTGAGTAGAAATACAGCGCTGCTCTTACCGATTTTAGGTGGATTTTCCATCATTGTCGCATGGGAATTTTTGTTGCCTGTGCTTGGAGTGCCAGCTTACATCATGCCCACACCAACCGCTATTGCTAGCGTTTTTGTCAAGCAATGGCCCCTACTTTTTTCAAATCTTTGGCCTACTGCTGTGGAGAGTATATCGGGATTTGTCATAGGAAATTCAGTGGCCATTCTCATGGCGATTGTTTTTGTTTACAGTCGAATCATTCAGGCCGCTTACTTCCCAGTTGTTCTTTTCTTCAACACCATACCAATTCTCGCTCTAGCACCAATCATCATACTGATTTTTGGTTTGGGAATGACCCCAAAAATCATCATATCTGCGGTCATCTGTTTTTTTCCAACCCTGGTCAATATGATTCGTGGACTGAATTCACCTAGTCCAAATGAGATTGAGTTATTTAGAATTCTCTCAGCAACCCAATGGGAGACTTTTTGGCGCTTGAGATTCCCGCGTTCCATGCCAATGCTTTTCTCATCATTGAGAATTGCATCCACCACTGCGGTGATTGGAGCAATTGTAGGTGAATGGATTGGATCTGATAAGGGAATAGGGGCTTTAATCATTCAGGCCACATTCAATTATAGATCGGGCCAGCTTTATGCGGCGATCGTTCTCTCTTCCTCAATGGCCATCTGCCTTTTTCTCATGGTGGCTTTCATTGAAAGAAAAGTCATTCGTTATTCCTAG